A window of Costertonia aggregata contains these coding sequences:
- a CDS encoding DUF5723 family protein: MRICKGFFLFILFFGCYVAGAQNKQLLYDFNEIPQALMLNPGMETDFDWFAGMPLLSGTSFQFGSSGVSVDDIFADDGLDINDKIRERVLGQMGINDELSGTYQIELLTGGFRGKKNTRNFYTFGVYHEGDAIGYWFKDLAFLAFEGNADQLGKRFDLSHLKARGEMLNVFHFGVNKQMGRNLTVGVRGKIYSGIFNFQSTKNEGYFVTDQGQNNLLANILVANMRLRTSGINAIENTLDNETVVGEVIKRGFFGGDLGVGVDLGFTYRLNEQTYITGSLLDLGFLYHTNDIKSFTLQGNATVEGIELILPQDAVNSNRDFWQDLVDEVEALIPFEENNDAYISLRPTKLYASLRYDFGKNLETRINCDCSYLYSSRDVRKRYTNSMGGQIYIVNRPRGPQTAVTAFYQRRFGNGLSLKTTYTADKFSFTNIGLGINLQAGPVNLYAMADNLLAYQNIAASRYASFQLGVNIISWGRK, translated from the coding sequence ATGAGAATATGTAAAGGTTTTTTTCTTTTCATCCTTTTTTTTGGGTGTTATGTAGCGGGCGCACAAAACAAGCAATTGTTATACGACTTCAACGAAATTCCCCAGGCTTTAATGCTAAACCCTGGAATGGAAACCGATTTTGATTGGTTTGCGGGGATGCCTTTACTTTCGGGAACATCATTTCAGTTTGGCTCCAGTGGTGTATCTGTTGACGATATATTCGCTGACGATGGTTTGGATATCAATGATAAAATCCGTGAACGAGTCTTGGGTCAGATGGGTATCAATGACGAACTAAGTGGAACTTATCAAATAGAACTGTTGACCGGTGGTTTTAGGGGGAAGAAAAATACGAGAAACTTCTACACTTTCGGTGTTTATCATGAGGGTGACGCTATTGGATATTGGTTTAAGGATTTAGCTTTTCTAGCCTTTGAAGGTAATGCAGACCAATTAGGTAAACGGTTTGATTTAAGCCATTTAAAAGCAAGGGGGGAGATGTTGAATGTTTTCCATTTTGGTGTGAACAAACAGATGGGCCGTAATCTTACCGTTGGGGTAAGAGGAAAAATATATAGTGGTATATTTAACTTTCAATCTACAAAGAATGAAGGTTATTTTGTGACCGATCAAGGTCAAAACAATTTGTTGGCCAATATTTTGGTAGCAAATATGAGATTGAGAACCTCTGGTATCAACGCAATAGAAAATACCTTGGATAATGAAACCGTAGTTGGCGAAGTTATAAAAAGGGGCTTTTTTGGTGGGGATTTAGGTGTTGGTGTCGACCTTGGGTTTACTTACAGGTTAAATGAACAAACATATATAACGGGTAGTTTATTAGATTTAGGTTTTCTATATCATACTAACGATATCAAAAGTTTTACACTACAAGGTAATGCTACTGTTGAGGGCATAGAACTAATATTGCCCCAGGATGCAGTAAACTCCAATAGGGATTTTTGGCAGGATTTAGTTGACGAAGTTGAAGCCTTGATACCCTTTGAAGAAAATAATGATGCTTACATATCATTGAGACCCACAAAATTGTATGCCTCACTTAGATATGATTTTGGAAAAAATCTAGAAACGAGAATAAATTGCGATTGTAGTTACCTATACTCCAGTAGAGATGTTAGAAAACGCTATACAAACAGTATGGGCGGACAGATATATATAGTCAACAGGCCTAGGGGTCCGCAAACTGCGGTTACTGCATTTTATCAAAGAAGGTTTGGAAACGGCTTATCGCTAAAGACAACTTATACTGCTGATAAGTTTTCTTTTACCAATATAGGTCTTGGGATCAATTTGCAAGCCGGTCCGGTAAACCTATATGCTATGGCCGATAATCTTTTGGCATATCAAAATATAGCGGCCAGTAGGTATGCTTCTTTTCAGTTAGGGGTAAATATCATATCTTGGGGCAGGAAATGA
- the rlmB gene encoding 23S rRNA (guanosine(2251)-2'-O)-methyltransferase RlmB gives MQKTSQIYGIRAVIEAIYSNETIDKVFIQKGLKGELSKELDGIIRKNKISVSYVPIEKLNRLTKNNHQGVVANISPISYPAFEEIIEEITRTKESPIFLLLDQLSDVRNFGAVIRSAECTGVDAIIIQKKGAAPVTADTIKTSAGAAFKVPITKVDHLKDAVHYLQASGVKIIAATEKTQNMLYDIDFTGPCAIVMGSEDIGISPSILKTADHTAKLPLLGEIESLNVSVACGVFLYEVVRQRLRN, from the coding sequence ATGCAAAAAACAAGTCAAATCTACGGTATTAGAGCCGTTATCGAAGCGATATATTCCAATGAGACCATAGATAAGGTTTTTATTCAAAAAGGCCTTAAAGGTGAACTTTCAAAGGAGCTGGATGGCATTATCAGAAAAAATAAAATTAGTGTTTCTTATGTGCCCATTGAAAAGTTGAACCGGCTGACCAAAAACAACCATCAAGGTGTGGTAGCCAACATCTCCCCTATTTCATATCCAGCTTTTGAGGAGATTATAGAAGAAATCACCAGAACTAAAGAATCACCAATATTTCTACTCTTGGATCAACTTTCAGACGTACGCAACTTTGGTGCTGTTATACGATCCGCCGAATGTACAGGCGTAGATGCCATCATCATACAAAAAAAAGGTGCTGCCCCTGTAACGGCAGATACCATAAAAACTTCTGCTGGTGCCGCTTTTAAAGTTCCCATTACCAAAGTTGACCACCTAAAAGATGCCGTTCACTATCTACAGGCTTCCGGAGTTAAAATAATAGCAGCTACGGAAAAAACGCAGAACATGCTTTATGACATTGATTTTACAGGGCCGTGTGCCATTGTAATGGGCTCTGAGGATATTGGCATATCACCGTCTATCCTAAAAACAGCCGACCATACCGCCAAACTTCCTTTGCTCGGGGAGATAGAGTCCCTAAATGTATCAGTGGCATGTGGGGTATTTCTTTATGAGGTAGTGCGCCAAAGGTTGAGAAATTAA
- a CDS encoding rhomboid family intramembrane serine protease, with product MSNDNHFKFTNTVLIVPMSVVLLIWVVFWIEVTFKLNLNHFGVYPRSLSGIKGVFLSPFIHASLEHLYNNTIPIAILTASLVYFYKKDWIKVLTMGIVFSGFLTWSIARPSYHIGISGLIYVLVSFIFFKGIFTKYYRLVALSLFVVFIYGSLLWYIFPVKGNISWEGHLSGFITGLLLAVFIKSKIPDIKKYAWEKEDYKEGEDEFLKHFDEDGNFIETKSKDETDSLLISYDYKENSDKKD from the coding sequence ATGTCCAACGATAATCATTTTAAGTTTACCAACACCGTTTTAATAGTACCTATGTCTGTAGTGCTATTGATATGGGTGGTTTTTTGGATTGAGGTAACATTTAAATTGAACTTAAACCACTTCGGAGTATATCCCCGAAGTCTATCGGGAATAAAAGGAGTCTTTTTAAGTCCATTTATCCATGCATCTTTGGAGCATCTCTATAATAATACCATTCCCATAGCCATACTTACGGCATCATTGGTATATTTCTATAAAAAAGATTGGATAAAGGTATTGACCATGGGCATCGTGTTTTCCGGTTTTTTAACTTGGAGCATAGCAAGACCTTCGTATCATATAGGTATCAGCGGGCTTATATATGTATTGGTCAGTTTTATTTTTTTCAAAGGGATATTTACGAAGTACTATCGTTTGGTAGCATTGTCTTTGTTCGTGGTTTTTATTTATGGTAGTCTACTATGGTATATATTCCCTGTAAAAGGCAATATTTCTTGGGAAGGGCATTTGTCGGGATTTATCACGGGATTATTATTGGCCGTTTTTATAAAATCCAAAATACCGGACATAAAAAAATATGCATGGGAAAAAGAAGATTATAAAGAGGGAGAAGATGAGTTTTTGAAACATTTTGATGAAGACGGGAATTTCATCGAAACCAAATCAAAAGATGAAACAGATAGTTTATTGATCTCATACGATTACAAAGAAAATAGCGATAAAAAAGATTAA
- a CDS encoding YjjG family noncanonical pyrimidine nucleotidase: MYKDIVTDVFFDLDHTLWDFEKNSALTFKKILKENNVDIVLSDFLEVYVPQNLIFWKLYREEKITKEELRYQRLKTVFNELKYSVSDDMIHLLSNEYIATLSSFNHLFPFAIEILEYLRPKYKLHIITNGFQDIQDKKLKTSHIYDFFDQIINSEMAGVKKPNPIIFELALKKAKVSPKNAIMIGDSLEADILGAKSFGLNALHFVANNEPEHEICPIINDLREIKHYL, from the coding sequence ATGTATAAAGACATAGTAACCGATGTATTTTTTGATCTGGACCATACACTATGGGATTTTGAAAAAAACTCAGCCCTTACTTTCAAAAAAATCCTCAAAGAAAACAATGTAGACATAGTGTTGTCGGATTTTTTGGAGGTGTATGTTCCGCAAAACCTTATTTTCTGGAAATTATATAGAGAAGAGAAAATCACAAAGGAAGAGTTGAGGTACCAACGTCTAAAAACCGTTTTTAATGAGTTGAAATATTCCGTATCGGATGATATGATACACCTTTTATCCAATGAATATATCGCCACACTGTCATCTTTCAACCATTTATTTCCTTTTGCCATCGAAATATTGGAGTATTTAAGGCCAAAATATAAACTGCACATCATTACCAATGGTTTTCAGGATATTCAGGATAAAAAGCTAAAAACCTCACATATTTATGATTTTTTTGACCAAATCATAAACTCCGAAATGGCAGGCGTTAAAAAGCCGAATCCTATCATCTTTGAACTAGCGCTTAAAAAAGCAAAAGTATCCCCAAAAAATGCGATAATGATAGGTGATAGTTTGGAAGCTGACATTCTAGGGGCTAAGTCTTTTGGGCTGAACGCGCTGCACTTTGTCGCCAATAACGAACCGGAACACGAAATTTGCCCTATAATTAACGATTTGCGTGAAATAAAACATTATTTGTAG
- a CDS encoding replication-associated recombination protein A gives MNEPLAERVRPKTLDDYISQHHLVGEKGSLTHQIKQGIIPSLILWGQPGTGKTTLANIIANESNRPFYILSAINSGVKDIREVIDKAKQSGGLFTSKNPILFIDEIHRFSKSQQDSLLGAVEKGWVTLIGATTENPSFEVIPALLSRCQVYILNPFGKEDLETLLQRALKEDQVLKSKKIKLKETEALLRLSGGDGRKLLNIFELVINSEKSDSVTITDDLVLGKIQKNTVLYDKTGEQHYDIISAFIKSIRGSDPNGAVYWLARMIEGGEDVKFIARRMLISASEDIGLANPTALVIANTTFQAVTTIGYPEARIILSQCAIYLATSPKSNASYMAIGKAQQTVKQTGDLSVPLPLRNAPTKLMKDLGYGTDYKYAHDYKNNFADEEFLPSELGGTTFYTPGKNQRENAIKTFLKNRWKDKYEL, from the coding sequence ATGAACGAACCGTTAGCAGAAAGAGTACGTCCCAAAACCCTTGATGACTATATAAGCCAGCACCATCTAGTCGGCGAGAAAGGCTCATTAACGCATCAGATAAAACAGGGAATCATACCCTCGTTGATTCTCTGGGGGCAACCGGGCACAGGGAAAACCACGTTGGCCAATATTATCGCCAATGAGAGCAATAGGCCTTTTTACATATTAAGCGCCATTAACAGTGGTGTGAAAGACATTCGAGAAGTAATTGACAAAGCCAAACAAAGCGGTGGGTTATTTACCTCTAAAAATCCTATACTTTTTATTGACGAAATACACAGGTTTAGCAAATCACAGCAAGACTCACTTTTAGGTGCCGTTGAAAAAGGTTGGGTAACCTTGATTGGTGCTACCACTGAAAATCCCAGTTTTGAAGTCATTCCTGCACTGCTCTCCAGATGTCAAGTATATATTTTGAACCCGTTCGGGAAAGAAGATTTGGAAACGCTCTTACAAAGGGCCTTAAAAGAAGATCAGGTCTTAAAATCAAAAAAAATCAAGCTAAAAGAAACCGAGGCCCTTTTGAGACTTTCCGGAGGCGATGGCAGGAAGCTTCTCAACATTTTTGAGCTGGTCATCAATTCGGAAAAAAGTGATTCCGTTACTATAACCGATGATCTGGTATTGGGCAAAATCCAAAAAAATACGGTTCTCTACGATAAAACCGGCGAACAACATTATGATATAATTTCGGCTTTTATAAAATCGATAAGGGGGAGCGACCCAAACGGTGCCGTATATTGGCTGGCTAGAATGATAGAAGGTGGGGAGGACGTTAAATTTATTGCAAGGCGCATGTTGATATCCGCATCCGAAGATATAGGTCTTGCCAATCCTACGGCTTTGGTAATCGCAAATACCACGTTCCAAGCGGTCACCACGATAGGCTATCCTGAAGCGCGCATTATTTTGAGCCAATGCGCTATTTATTTAGCCACTTCACCCAAAAGCAATGCCAGTTATATGGCCATTGGCAAGGCGCAACAGACCGTTAAGCAAACCGGAGACCTTTCGGTTCCGCTACCTTTGAGGAACGCACCTACAAAATTAATGAAAGACCTTGGCTATGGAACGGATTATAAATATGCACACGATTACAAAAATAATTTTGCCGACGAGGAGTTTCTGCCCAGCGAACTAGGTGGAACAACTTTTTATACCCCAGGGAAAAATCAAAGAGAAAATGCGATAAAGACCTTTTTAAAAAATAGATGGAAAGATAAATACGAGCTTTAA
- a CDS encoding lysozyme, translating to MRTSNIGIQHIKDWEQLRLKAYKPLPNDRWTIGYGNTFYEDGTPVRENDVITVEEAEKLLRIILAKFENSVNRYVTSNINQSQFDALVSFAYNVGSHNLKRSTLLRVINYDPNDLKEIERQFMRWVRSKGRIIKGLINRRKSEFELYASN from the coding sequence ATGAGAACAAGCAATATAGGAATACAACATATAAAGGATTGGGAACAGCTAAGGTTGAAAGCCTATAAGCCCCTACCTAATGATAGGTGGACTATCGGATATGGCAATACATTTTATGAAGATGGAACACCAGTTAGGGAAAATGATGTCATTACCGTTGAAGAGGCAGAAAAACTGTTAAGGATTATATTGGCCAAATTTGAAAACAGCGTAAATCGATACGTTACTTCGAACATAAACCAATCACAGTTCGATGCCCTTGTTTCATTTGCCTATAACGTTGGTTCACACAATCTGAAACGTTCGACATTGTTAAGGGTAATCAATTACGACCCGAACGACCTAAAGGAAATAGAAAGGCAGTTCATGCGTTGGGTAAGGTCGAAGGGAAGAATTATCAAGGGGTTGATAAATAGAAGGAAATCGGAGTTTGAACTTTATGCTTCAAACTAA
- a CDS encoding polysaccharide deacetylase family protein, translated as MKQVFTRILGIEVSYTTKVEDFIKHTGPKITYTKQPLQNEFFVRSNDLLFEQGINDFEIVMGNWEGIPCFFATGEGSALPFDIFSASFYLITRYEEYLPYVKDSHGRFSPKESVGYKNKFLQIPVVDFWAFKLLDALKERFPDIEREKRTYNYLSVIDVTSSHCFAQRGFVRSIAGFLLDLGSFKLRRVGQRISVWLNPKKDPYDNFSTLIETHKQKNVKSMFFFQFATYSTYDKNVSTNNNKFRFLIKSVADYSIVSLCASYSSFDDIHLLKQEKKNLANVINRPVNYSRMRYNRVDVPETYRNLINAEFTDDYTMGYTHEIGFRAGTCTCFYFYDLHLELQQPIRIHPFAVHDYALVNAKKSDEIIRKLDALQHSIKKVQGEFITIFSNELLGGSSRIDWKDLYVQILNRYNS; from the coding sequence ATGAAGCAGGTTTTTACCCGTATTTTGGGTATTGAAGTATCGTACACAACGAAAGTCGAAGACTTCATAAAACACACAGGGCCTAAGATAACATATACGAAACAGCCCCTTCAGAACGAATTCTTTGTAAGGAGCAACGATCTTTTATTTGAGCAAGGAATAAATGATTTTGAAATAGTGATGGGCAATTGGGAAGGTATACCTTGTTTTTTCGCTACAGGCGAAGGCAGCGCACTACCTTTTGATATATTTTCGGCAAGTTTTTATTTGATTACGAGATACGAGGAATATTTACCTTACGTAAAAGATTCACACGGGCGATTTTCCCCAAAGGAAAGTGTAGGTTACAAAAATAAATTTTTACAGATACCTGTTGTTGATTTTTGGGCCTTTAAGCTTTTGGATGCTCTTAAAGAGCGTTTTCCGGATATTGAACGTGAAAAGAGAACGTACAATTACCTCTCTGTAATAGACGTCACGTCATCGCATTGTTTTGCGCAAAGGGGCTTTGTAAGAAGTATTGCCGGGTTTTTGTTGGATTTGGGTTCGTTTAAGCTCAGGCGGGTAGGCCAAAGGATTTCGGTTTGGCTCAACCCCAAAAAAGACCCCTATGATAATTTCTCCACTTTAATTGAAACCCATAAGCAAAAGAATGTAAAGAGTATGTTCTTTTTTCAGTTTGCGACCTATTCAACTTATGACAAAAATGTATCTACCAATAACAATAAGTTTAGATTTCTTATAAAATCCGTCGCGGACTATAGTATCGTTTCCTTGTGTGCGTCTTACAGTTCATTTGATGACATCCATCTATTGAAACAAGAAAAAAAGAACTTGGCCAACGTTATCAATAGGCCCGTAAATTACTCCAGAATGCGATATAATAGGGTAGATGTGCCCGAAACCTATCGCAATCTCATTAATGCGGAATTTACCGATGACTATACCATGGGGTATACCCACGAAATCGGTTTTAGGGCTGGAACTTGTACCTGCTTTTATTTTTATGACCTTCATTTAGAATTGCAACAGCCTATTCGCATACACCCATTTGCAGTGCATGATTATGCATTGGTAAATGCCAAAAAAAGCGATGAGATCATAAGAAAACTGGATGCGCTTCAACATTCAATAAAAAAGGTACAGGGCGAATTTATAACCATTTTCTCCAATGAACTGTTGGGGGGAAGCTCAAGGATAGATTGGAAGGATTTATATGTCCAAATTTTAAATAGATATAACTCATAA